AGAACGGCCTGAGGGTCTATATGCTGCCTTTATTCGTGCGGCCTTATCTTATGAGCATCGTCAGTGAGCCTGAAATCTATTAAAAATTAAGCTAAAATTAAAGTTAATGACCAAAATCTTAATTAATGGCGGAAAGCGCCTACATGGGGAAGTCACAATCGGAGGCGCAAAAAACTCGACTGTGGCGCTGATTCCGGCTTCGATTCTCGCTGAGACACCAGTTCGTTTTGATACTGTCCCGGCTATTTTGGATGTCAAAAATCTTCAATTAATTTTGAAATCCATGAATGTTTCGTCGACTTTTCATGACGGCTTTTTAGAAGTTGATCCGACGCATATTGTCGAAGGGCCGCTTCCTAAAAATGCGATCAAATCTTTGAGAGCCTCCTATTATTTTATGGGTGCGCTGCTGGGCCGTTTTGGCAAAGCTACAGTAACTTTTCCAGGTGGGGATAATATCGGCCCGCGGCCGATTGACCAGCACATTAAGGGTTTTAAAGCTTTGGGTGCGCTCGTTCGTGAAGATAATGACACGATTTATATTACGACCGGCCCGCAGGGCCTTCATGGTGCAGAGATATTTTTTGATAAAGTCTCAGTCGGTGCAACGATGAATTTAATTATGGCATCGGTTCGCGCTAAGGGCCTTACAATTTTGGAGAACGTGGCTCGCGAACCCGAAATTACGGATTTGGCTACTTTTTTGAACAATATGGGTGCTAATATTCGTGGTGCTGGTACTGATACCATTCGTATTTCGGGTGTTCCTGTTCTACGTTCTTCGGCTGTACATACAATTATTCCCGATCGTATTGAAGCCGGGACCTATATTACGGCCGCAGCTGCTATGGGTGATGGCGTTACCGTGAAAAATGTGATCCCAGAGCATTTAGAGTCTTTTACCTCTAAGCTAATTGAAATGGGGGTGCGTTTGAGAATTTCGGAAGATGAGATTTACGTACCGGCAACCGGCCATTTAAAACCGGTAATCATCACGACAGCGCCCTTTCCTGGTTTTGCGACTGACCTTCAGCAGCCAATTAGTCCGTTATTGATGAAGGCTGACGGCCGCTCAACAATTATTGATACGATTTATCCGCAGCGAATCCGTCACGTAGTTGAATTACGACGCATGGGCGGGGATATTTCCTCTCTGGAAGGCGGTGTGATTCAGATCAATGAATCGCCTCGCCTAATTGGGACAGATGTGCAAGCCGCTGAGATCAGAGCTGGTGCAGCTTTAGTGATTGCTGGGCTGATGGCTGATGGCCAGACAGTCATTGACCATGCTGACCATATCCTACGCGGTTACGAACAGATCCAGCAGAAATTGACCAATTTAGGTGCGTCTGTTGAAGTTTTGGATGTGGATTTGCCTAGTTTGATGCCCTAAGGACCTTCTGGCTTGAAATACGTGAGTTGAGCTGTTATTATATTAGGGTTATGACTGACTCTTTGGCTTGAGCTAAAGGGCACTAAGGAGAAAAATATGAAAGCAGATATTCATCCAGATTACCGTCCAGTCGTTTTTGTCGATTCGACGACCGGTGCTAAGTTCTTGGCAGGTTCGACCGCTAAAGCTCAGGGCGAAGTTGATTACGAAGGCCAGACCTATCCAATGGTTCGTGTTGAAGTATCATCTGATTCGCATCCTTTCTATACTGGGAAGCAAAAAGTTAACCAAGCCGATGGTGCGGTTGACAAGTTCAATAAAAAATACGGACTCAAGTAAAAAGTCTCAGCCGCTTGGCGGCTTTTTTTGTATGCTAAATAATAAGGAGAATTTAACATGAAAGATCAATTTTTAGGAACTTCCTGTACGACGATTTTGGTCGGCAAAAAGGCCAGTTATGATGGGTCAACAATCGTTGCGAGAACAGAAGATTCTGGTAATGGCAGCTTTGAGGCTAAAAAATTTATTGTCGTTAAGCCTGAAGATCAAGTTAAACATTATGTTTCCAAGATCTCTAAAGTGGCGATTGATTTGCCTGACAAAGCATTGCGCTATACAGCAACTCCCAACGCTGTCCAAGATGAAGGCATTTGGGGCGAGGCCGGCATTAATTCTGATAATGTTGCGATGAGTGCAACGGAGACGATTACAACTAACGAACGTGTACTGGGTGCTGATCCAATGGTGGCCGCTGGTATTGGCGAAGAAGACCTATTGACAATTGTGCTGCCTTATATTCATTCTGCTAAAGAAGGCGTTCAGCGTTTAGGTGCGCTCTTAGAGAAATATGGTACTTATGAACGCAACGGCATCGCTTTTTCTGATGTTAATGATATTTGGTTTTTGGAGACGATTGGCGGCCATCACTGGCTGGCACAGCGTGTTCCCGACGATCATTATGTGACGGTTCCTAACCAGTTAGGTATTCAGGACGTGGATTTTGATGATCCTGACAATTTTATGTATTCAGATGATCTGCCAAAATTTATTGAAGACAACCATTTGAATTTGTCTTTGGATGGCAAAGTCAACAGCCGTCTTACTTTTGGTTCGCATGCTGATATTGATCACCATTACAACACGCCGCGTGCCTGGTTTATCCAAAAGTTTTTGACACCAAATATTGATCAGGAGCCCATGAGCGACAATATTCCCTTTGCTCAAAAGCCTTTTCGCAAGATTACGATTGAAGATGTGAAATACGTGTTGTCAAGTCATTATCAAGACACACCTTATGATCCTTATGGTACAACGGGAACTGAAGCCCAAAAGCATCTTTTCCGTCCAATCGGGATTAACCGTACCAGCGAGTTGTCGGTTTTGCAGATCCGTCCGGATCAGCCTGAAGGCAATCGGGCTGTTCAGTGGCTGGCTTATGGATCAATGGCTTTTAACACTTTAATTCCTTTCTATACGAATGTCGAAGATACGCCGGATTATGTAAAAAATACGACTGCACGTGTCAGTTCTGAGAATTTTTATTGGGCAAACCGAATTATCGCGGCTTTGGCAGATCCCCATTATCATGATGTCGTTGCTGATTTGGAGCGTTACCAGGAACTGACATTAAGTTTGGGGCACGAGAATCTTCTGGATGCCGACAAAGCAGCTGTTAATAAGACTGGCCAGGCCTTGACTGATGCTCTAGCGGCAGCAAACAACGAGATCAGCGATGCCGTGAAAAAAGAGACTGAAGATCTCTTGGATAAAGTGTTGTTCACTGTTTCGAATCTGATGACAAATAAATTTGCCCGCAGTGACAATTAAACTGCCGCATTTTATAGAATTCTTATTTCAGAGTAAAATTAAGTCGGAGCAATTTGCTTCGATTTTTTTGCCTAGGAGGTATTTTAATGAAACAAATAGAACTAGGACAATCCGCTTTAAAGGCCAGCCAGATCGCTTTAGGTGTAATGCGCATCAATGAGCGTGATGCCAAACAAGCCGTGGAAACAGTTTCGGCTGCGCTTGATGCAGGCATCAACTATTTTGATACAGCCGATAT
The Oenococcus kitaharae DSM 17330 DNA segment above includes these coding regions:
- a CDS encoding UDP-N-acetylglucosamine 1-carboxyvinyltransferase, with translation MTKILINGGKRLHGEVTIGGAKNSTVALIPASILAETPVRFDTVPAILDVKNLQLILKSMNVSSTFHDGFLEVDPTHIVEGPLPKNAIKSLRASYYFMGALLGRFGKATVTFPGGDNIGPRPIDQHIKGFKALGALVREDNDTIYITTGPQGLHGAEIFFDKVSVGATMNLIMASVRAKGLTILENVAREPEITDLATFLNNMGANIRGAGTDTIRISGVPVLRSSAVHTIIPDRIEAGTYITAAAAMGDGVTVKNVIPEHLESFTSKLIEMGVRLRISEDEIYVPATGHLKPVIITTAPFPGFATDLQQPISPLLMKADGRSTIIDTIYPQRIRHVVELRRMGGDISSLEGGVIQINESPRLIGTDVQAAEIRAGAALVIAGLMADGQTVIDHADHILRGYEQIQQKLTNLGASVEVLDVDLPSLMP
- a CDS encoding type B 50S ribosomal protein L31, with protein sequence MKADIHPDYRPVVFVDSTTGAKFLAGSTAKAQGEVDYEGQTYPMVRVEVSSDSHPFYTGKQKVNQADGAVDKFNKKYGLK
- a CDS encoding C69 family dipeptidase, translated to MKDQFLGTSCTTILVGKKASYDGSTIVARTEDSGNGSFEAKKFIVVKPEDQVKHYVSKISKVAIDLPDKALRYTATPNAVQDEGIWGEAGINSDNVAMSATETITTNERVLGADPMVAAGIGEEDLLTIVLPYIHSAKEGVQRLGALLEKYGTYERNGIAFSDVNDIWFLETIGGHHWLAQRVPDDHYVTVPNQLGIQDVDFDDPDNFMYSDDLPKFIEDNHLNLSLDGKVNSRLTFGSHADIDHHYNTPRAWFIQKFLTPNIDQEPMSDNIPFAQKPFRKITIEDVKYVLSSHYQDTPYDPYGTTGTEAQKHLFRPIGINRTSELSVLQIRPDQPEGNRAVQWLAYGSMAFNTLIPFYTNVEDTPDYVKNTTARVSSENFYWANRIIAALADPHYHDVVADLERYQELTLSLGHENLLDADKAAVNKTGQALTDALAAANNEISDAVKKETEDLLDKVLFTVSNLMTNKFARSDN